One stretch of Heptranchias perlo isolate sHepPer1 chromosome 41, sHepPer1.hap1, whole genome shotgun sequence DNA includes these proteins:
- the zgc:154093 gene encoding cdc42 effector protein 2 translates to MPAKTPMYLKTSTPKRGKKLRLRDVLSGDMISPPLGDFRHSAHIGRGGEGDTFGDISFLQGKYDLLPNLNRQPTSQSTEQGLHGEFNYGRAFKNGAGGYPTLLKNAVSLPVFSGMQESQDQEPAPPKPPRLHLEEGPGQRSMSVSCTAECFHSGEEMSTILTFSETVTSSVSLLAASNTSSECSVIGIGPLDEKRALIFNSEMSLNNENLFPSDSYLSGSESSLGLDLDLGPSILDDVLRIMDGYKFQ, encoded by the coding sequence ATGCCCGCAAAAACCCCCATGTACCTAAAGACATCGACCCCCAAACGGGGCAAGAAGCTGAGACTGCGCGACGTTCTGTCCGGTGACATGATCAGCCCTCCCCTGGGTGACTTCCGCCACAGTGCCCACATCGGGAGGGGTGGCGAAGGCGACACGTTCGGGGACATCTCCTTCTTGCAGGGGAAGTATGACCTCCTTCCAAACCTCAACAGGCAGCCCACCTCTCAAAGCACAGAGCAAGGACTGCACGGCGAATTCAACTACGGGAGAGCTTTTAAAAATGGTGCAGGCGGCTATCCTACCCTGCTGAAGAATGCAGTTTCTCTTCCAGTGTTCAGCGGCATGCAGGAAAGCCAAGATCAAGAGCCAGCTCCTCCGAAGCCTCCCAGGCTCCACCTGGAGGAAGGCCCGGGTCAGAGATCAATGTCAGTCAGCTGCACAGCAGAGTGCTTCCACAGTGGTGAAGAAATGTCCACCATTCTGACATTCAGCGAGACTGTTACCTCATCTGTTTCCTTATTAGCAGCGTCAAACACTTCCTCGGAATGCTCAGTGATTGGCATCGGGCCATTGGATGAAAAGAGAGCCTTAATCTTCAACAGCGAGATGTCCCTGAACAACGAGAACCTTTTCCCTTCCGACTCCTATCTAAGTGGGTCCGAGTCCTCACTTGGCTTGGATCTAGATTTAGGGCCTTCAATTCTGGACGATGTCCTCAGGATCATGGATGGATACAAGTTCCAGTAA